One Diabrotica virgifera virgifera chromosome 3, PGI_DIABVI_V3a genomic window carries:
- the LOC126881804 gene encoding uncharacterized protein LOC126881804 isoform X2, with the protein MCIPHCLTFPISLVSGHRTIQILLAMIGSNAEQELNLESPRKRIGVQNKKVYKGQQTSSISDQNCITEIQEIDSAPPLEKL; encoded by the exons ATGTGCATTCCTCattgtttgacttttcctatATCTTTAGTATCAGGTCATCGTACAATACAAATACTTCTTGCAATGATTGGAAGTAATGCAGAACAAGAATTGAATTTGGAATCGCCGAGAAAAAGGATTGGTGTACAAAATAAGAAAGTATATAAAGGACAACAAACATCTTCCATAAGCGATCAAAATTGTATAACTGAAATTCAGGAAATAGATTCTGCTCCACCtttag AAAAACTGTAA